The Clostridium sporogenes genome contains a region encoding:
- a CDS encoding DUF1648 domain-containing protein, which produces MSENLFLSILLGFFNLLLLIIQIVTPKTTRKDIFLGVRIPEEESEKIEIKNIYKSFVLWNIIISLPVIFLLSFTVYKINNIGLFVLFTFSYIFISFLIYLKFNKDVKQLKSNKNWFKNKRQIIAVDTEFSSENPNKSLISPWWFLIPIVIILITIFININIYPKLPNKVATHWDFNGNINGYQNKSTFLIYQMPLMELFMTSIFFLCYKIIGWSKKQISAVNPEESKIRNKLFRRILSIYITFSAIAMITFLSIINFQIMKIIDISNKSMTYFSLMFTLSMIIVPIILGIKIGQGGSRLKLNYKDENINNFINKDDDNHWIFGNTIYYNKEDPSLFIEKRFGIGWTINAGRPLGLIIYISLILIIIVSIIASFVAK; this is translated from the coding sequence ATGAGTGAAAATTTATTTTTATCCATATTATTAGGTTTCTTTAATTTATTATTACTAATTATTCAAATTGTAACCCCCAAAACTACAAGAAAAGATATTTTTTTAGGAGTTAGAATTCCTGAAGAGGAATCAGAAAAAATTGAAATTAAAAATATTTATAAAAGCTTTGTTCTATGGAATATAATAATAAGCTTACCTGTAATTTTTCTTTTATCCTTTACAGTATATAAAATTAACAATATAGGTTTATTTGTGTTATTTACATTTTCATATATATTTATTAGCTTTTTGATATATCTTAAATTTAATAAGGATGTAAAACAATTAAAATCCAATAAGAATTGGTTCAAAAATAAAAGACAAATAATTGCTGTAGATACTGAATTTTCTTCTGAAAATCCTAATAAAAGTTTAATTAGCCCCTGGTGGTTTTTAATTCCCATTGTAATAATTTTAATTACTATATTTATAAATATAAATATATACCCAAAATTACCCAATAAAGTAGCTACCCATTGGGATTTTAACGGTAATATAAATGGTTATCAAAATAAATCTACTTTTTTAATATATCAAATGCCGTTAATGGAGCTTTTTATGACTAGTATATTCTTCTTATGTTATAAAATTATAGGATGGTCTAAAAAACAAATAAGTGCTGTTAATCCTGAGGAATCAAAAATAAGAAATAAATTATTTAGACGTATTCTCTCTATTTATATAACTTTTAGTGCTATAGCAATGATTACATTCTTATCTATAATAAATTTTCAAATTATGAAAATTATAGACATAAGTAATAAATCTATGACTTATTTCAGTTTAATGTTTACTTTATCTATGATAATAGTACCTATAATATTAGGAATAAAAATAGGTCAAGGTGGAAGTAGATTAAAATTAAACTATAAGGATGAAAATATAAATAATTTTATAAATAAAGATGATGATAATCATTGGATATTTGGTAATACAATCTACTATAACAAAGAAGATCCTTCTTTATTTATAGAAAAAAGATTTGGCATAGGTTGGACTATAAATGCAGGCAGACCTTTAGGATTAATTATATATATATCTTTAATATTAATAATAATTGTATCCATAATAGCATCTTTTGTCGCTAAATAA
- a CDS encoding GntR family transcriptional regulator: protein MILQIDFESQIPIYEQLKRQIIQGIAKGYLKPNDPLPSVRQMAEDIGINLHTVNKAYNILKSEGYVTIDRRVGAVISSNLPKKTDEYKNNLKEELKYMTADAHCRGFSKEDFLKFCEDILKEYE, encoded by the coding sequence TTGATTTTACAAATAGATTTTGAATCCCAAATACCTATCTATGAACAACTAAAAAGACAAATAATACAAGGCATAGCTAAGGGTTATTTAAAGCCTAATGACCCTCTTCCTTCTGTACGCCAAATGGCTGAAGATATAGGTATAAATCTTCATACTGTAAACAAAGCCTATAATATCTTAAAATCAGAAGGTTATGTAACTATAGACAGACGCGTTGGCGCAGTTATAAGTAGTAACTTACCGAAAAAAACAGATGAATATAAAAATAATCTTAAAGAGGAGCTTAAGTATATGACTGCAGATGCTCATTGTAGAGGCTTTTCCAAAGAAGATTTTTTAAAATTTTGTGAAGACATATTAAAAGAATATGAGTAA
- a CDS encoding cell wall hydrolase: MTKHKSLKILLSTLIFCVSLSSPAFAANYKVTSGDSLYKISQLFNISSSTIIKNNNLSGDIIHPGQVLNIPCNTYSVKTGDSLFLISKAQGISLYNLRKANNKWDNTIYPGQVLNLPGKVSSTSNTTSPTPAPTTPKPIVNYTASDLDLLARLVTAEAQSEPYSAQVAVASVVINRIKSSQFPNSISSVIYQKSDGYYQFTPVVNGWINKPATEASKKAAKEALYGSDPSKGALYYFDDSATNKWLWSKPITARIGNMVYVK; encoded by the coding sequence ATGACGAAACACAAATCATTAAAAATACTTTTATCCACACTAATTTTCTGTGTAAGTTTATCTAGTCCAGCTTTTGCTGCAAACTACAAGGTGACTTCTGGAGATTCTTTATACAAAATAAGTCAATTATTCAACATATCTTCAAGCACTATTATAAAAAATAACAATCTTAGCGGAGATATAATTCATCCTGGACAAGTCCTAAATATTCCTTGCAACACTTATAGCGTAAAAACTGGAGACAGTCTATTTTTAATTTCTAAAGCACAGGGTATAAGTTTATACAATTTAAGAAAAGCAAATAATAAGTGGGACAACACGATTTATCCTGGACAAGTTTTAAATTTACCCGGAAAAGTTTCCAGTACTAGTAATACTACTAGCCCAACACCAGCTCCCACTACACCAAAACCTATAGTAAATTATACAGCATCAGATTTAGACCTTTTAGCTAGACTTGTAACAGCTGAAGCTCAAAGTGAGCCCTATAGCGCTCAAGTAGCTGTAGCATCTGTGGTTATAAACAGAATAAAAAGTTCTCAATTTCCAAACAGTATTTCATCCGTAATTTATCAAAAAAGTGATGGATACTATCAATTTACCCCTGTGGTAAATGGTTGGATAAACAAGCCTGCTACAGAGGCATCAAAAAAAGCTGCTAAAGAAGCTTTATATGGCTCTGATCCAAGTAAAGGCGCACTATATTATTTTGATGATAGCGCCACTAATAAATGGTTATGGTCCAAGCCTATAACAGCTAGAATTGGTAACATGGTTTATGTTAAATAA
- the rbr gene encoding rubrerythrin has product MKSLRGTKTAENLLKSFAGESQARGRYTYYASVAKKEGFLQISKIFIETAEQEKEHAKRFYKFLKEDLQGDAIEITASYPIALYDNTADNLKAAASGENEEWSELYPEFAKVAREEGFPEIAVAYDMISKVEKEHEKRYLKLLENVENDKVFKKDEKVLWKCSNCGFIYEGTAAPEKCPACLHPKSYFEIACENY; this is encoded by the coding sequence ATGAAATCATTAAGAGGTACAAAAACAGCAGAAAACTTATTAAAATCTTTTGCAGGAGAATCTCAAGCAAGAGGAAGATATACTTATTATGCCAGTGTAGCTAAAAAGGAAGGATTCTTACAGATTTCAAAGATTTTTATAGAAACAGCAGAACAAGAAAAGGAACATGCAAAAAGATTTTATAAATTTTTAAAGGAAGATCTTCAAGGTGATGCTATTGAAATTACTGCTTCATACCCAATTGCATTATATGATAATACTGCAGATAACTTAAAAGCAGCAGCTTCTGGTGAAAATGAAGAATGGTCAGAATTATATCCAGAGTTTGCAAAGGTAGCAAGGGAAGAAGGTTTTCCAGAAATTGCAGTAGCTTACGATATGATATCAAAAGTAGAAAAAGAACACGAAAAAAGATATCTTAAATTATTAGAGAATGTAGAAAATGATAAAGTGTTTAAAAAGGATGAAAAAGTACTTTGGAAATGTAGTAATTGTGGATTTATCTATGAAGGAACTGCAGCACCAGAGAAATGCCCAGCATGTTTGCATCCAAAATCTTATTTTGAAATAGCCTGTGAAAACTATTAA
- a CDS encoding cell wall-binding repeat-containing protein, with translation MKKIMALIISSAIVLGGKGVAGAKGDYNVNRISGKNRYETSINIANQYNSEKFENVIIGNGNDFPDALAGSVLSKKLKAPILLVNENISSSRDTINLIKNKLTKNGSIYILGGEGAVSRVYEDYFKDLGYKNIKRLGGINRFDTNKSIVKSLNVEKGTPIVIVNGFGFADALSVSSPAASKGYPIFMSNSDKLPNETKDIIKDISPTKAFIIGGESVVKNSIVEELKNIVPSLNKDDIERVDGKNRYETSLNVCRKFNLSSDTAIITSGKNFPDALSGSALASKMNAPIILTDGVNISNQKTYLDNNSYKDLILLGGTGVVNIESQRILENKPVISDKDAKNLLFNGDETFKKMLKIEVHGKSYIILDGISYAPVKDDLNKYDSIYEYLNKSFKLNTYYTDNFIKNMTGFVFKNIDGQCYMRYGNPEPRLIVNNAKIIEKKYDGNKVYVSLKGYYHGPKDISISKATLIYDGTKWVIDEFDNWFEV, from the coding sequence ATGAAAAAAATTATGGCGTTGATAATTTCATCGGCTATAGTATTAGGAGGAAAGGGTGTAGCAGGAGCCAAAGGAGATTATAATGTAAATAGAATAAGCGGAAAAAATAGATATGAAACATCAATAAATATAGCCAATCAGTATAATAGTGAAAAGTTTGAAAATGTAATTATAGGAAATGGAAATGATTTCCCTGATGCCTTGGCTGGATCTGTACTTTCAAAAAAGTTAAAGGCACCAATATTATTGGTTAATGAAAATATAAGTTCTAGTAGAGACACTATTAATCTTATAAAAAATAAACTTACTAAGAATGGATCCATATATATATTAGGTGGAGAAGGAGCTGTTAGTAGAGTATATGAAGATTATTTTAAAGATCTTGGATATAAAAATATTAAAAGGTTAGGTGGAATAAATAGATTTGATACAAATAAAAGTATTGTAAAATCATTAAATGTAGAAAAAGGAACTCCAATAGTTATTGTTAATGGTTTTGGATTTGCAGATGCTTTAAGTGTGTCTAGTCCTGCAGCCTCAAAGGGATATCCAATTTTTATGAGTAATTCGGATAAGCTACCTAATGAAACAAAGGATATAATAAAAGATATATCACCTACTAAAGCCTTTATAATAGGTGGAGAAAGTGTAGTGAAAAATAGTATTGTGGAGGAATTAAAAAATATTGTACCATCATTAAATAAAGATGATATAGAAAGAGTTGATGGTAAAAATAGATATGAAACATCTTTAAATGTATGTAGGAAGTTTAATTTGTCATCAGATACTGCTATTATTACCAGTGGAAAGAACTTTCCAGATGCTTTATCAGGAAGTGCTTTAGCTTCTAAGATGAATGCTCCTATAATATTAACAGATGGTGTTAATATATCAAATCAGAAGACATATTTAGATAATAATAGTTATAAAGATCTTATTTTGTTAGGAGGAACAGGGGTTGTAAATATAGAGTCACAGCGTATACTAGAAAATAAACCAGTTATTTCAGATAAAGATGCTAAAAACTTATTATTTAACGGAGATGAAACATTTAAGAAGATGCTTAAAATAGAAGTTCATGGAAAATCTTATATAATTTTAGACGGAATAAGTTATGCTCCAGTGAAGGATGATTTAAATAAATATGATTCTATATATGAGTACTTAAATAAAAGTTTTAAGCTGAACACTTATTATACAGACAATTTTATAAAAAATATGACAGGTTTTGTATTTAAAAATATAGATGGACAATGCTATATGAGATATGGAAATCCCGAACCAAGGCTTATTGTTAATAATGCTAAAATTATAGAAAAAAAATATGATGGAAATAAAGTTTATGTTTCTTTAAAAGGCTATTATCATGGTCCAAAGGACATAAGTATTTCAAAAGCTACATTAATATATGATGGAACTAAGTGGGTTATAGATGAGTTTGATAATTGGTTTGAAGTTTAA